The following DNA comes from Megachile rotundata isolate GNS110a chromosome 9, iyMegRotu1, whole genome shotgun sequence.
attccattcGGTGCCATCCTAGCAAAGAACAGAACAGTGTAAgaggaaaagaaaataataaagtaaactaTTAAAAATAGTCAGGAGTTCAATGATATTTTGTACAATAGGCGATTTTTTTTCGTGGTggaatctacatatgtatactctAGCATTATACATAGTAAAACGTTCGTGAGTTTCGCGATCTCCGGCTTCTAGCTTATTTCGAATTTCTAATATCTCTGGGTCGCCTCGCTGTTTTTTgttttaggaagacagaaatccaataatggacatctgggaagatagcccagatagtgtgggactctcgcttccggcgccccaagaagaggggcggtttccacgcatacccactaaaactgtctcccgtcCCCGCCAAAAGGGCGGaggttggcggcaacccgccagacTTCCTTACCGGTTGGGCATAGTAGACCTGGTCTAGGCCAttgctcgcagttgtggaagagaGACTGGCCCCCCGCCCCTCGCGTatgtgtgttccatgtgtggggaatggatgttctcaaccaaagggttttggtccGATAGGCCACGTCAAGGTCTAAGGGAAGGTTCCCGGGCAAAGTTGCACTGACCTCCAGCTtgccttgtaacgcccccttgGCACCGCcacccggtgggctcgaacatacggcaaaaaccgcgacctctccccaccatttcccacctaagtgtcaTAATATGTTTTCCTATGCTTAATTCTAATTCATCGCACTTTCTAATTACCTGTTTTGTTCTCGCGTTTCGAAAATTTCGGCTCCCCGCCCCCACCACCACCCCCGCTCCCCCACTCCCAACAAGAAAGATGCCTTCTTAGTATATCCTGTCACCTCTGTATATCCTACGCTATTTCCGACATCTCATTTTCCGCTCAtgttttaaatttccacgcaccgcttTCCATCGCGTTTTCGCGTTGTTTCCCCTTCCCTTGCgcccttttaaccctttgcgttatCGCCGCTTACCGACTTTCCCCGCATTTCCTATTacgccccagtcttcttccacaacgctacatgagcccattgctctcggtaaaaatttcttcttccgctctcctgtcgattccactcggtccccgttgtcgccccctaatggtgccatgaccaggctgacgactgggttccttgctgaatcaacagttgatcggaagggtgctcGATTCGATTTGATTTCTCTCCCTCCTCACCCCGCttcgtcggtccccgttttgtgccccctaatggtgctatgaccaggctgacaccggtttcctcccttgcgggtttgagtcgtttgatcggtcgtgtctatatttgtttctccgcttcttccactcctgctcttcctcttctccctctcactgtcttctcgcttcttcccctcctcttgccgtttgaaaagcgcaccatgcctccgccgtcttgcttgttgctgcatcctttcgcttcaccctttagggccgctctccaagtgcttgcagcgttccttccttcgccatgctggatattcttaatgcggcccctttgcttcaccatcgttgtgacttcggagtttccagagtgctggagcgttttccgcagttcttccaacacttttccgccattttcccgctttgcactgttcctctgcactcgcgcacgtggtcacgtatattcccctgtatccgcaacactcccagcacttcactgcactcccacaacactttcctaacactacaccggattagttgcctatctgttaattattttttatttatttatttattaatctactaatcacttcactatttataataatttattcgttaattattaattaattaatattattattattattattattaatctcattcacttcatttatttattaattaattaattacttccttccttcacttcgttccgtgtcgtctcgcctcttcctcttctcctcctcattGTCTTCTTGTttcaacctatccgcttaccatttgaaaaacgcgccatgtctccgccatcttgcttgttgccgcgtgacTCCGCTTCACCCATAGGTTTcatccttaagggccgctctccatgcgcctgcagcgacccttccccggccatgttggatgtttgcgaaccggcctttacgctctacgctttccctcgcgcggagatgcccacgtgtttgtacgatatatcgaagcatgctcgaccgacgccattatttatttactcttaaatcatgaaaatacgaaaacagtcaaaactaatcaccgcgtgcattcagtatgcctcattcgccctttcccgcactctaaatccctaatgacatttacattattaattaattaatttaatttctgcgactttctctcgcaacttcgacatgtcgcacgaccacgtgttcgcgcaagtccttcttcgagggcaactttcaccttcaaattgcactattttcactcgcgatatataaaaataatcgtgtttaagtcgcgcacatatttattttattccgcggtcggcccgaacactcgtttcctcgctttcgattactcatgggtttgcaccccatgctttccctcgcgtcgcgtgaaggtcgccattaccgaaatttcgatttttatttataaatttattatttcacctccgatttttccaaaacttcaccgctcacttcccccacaGTCTcgcctcacttcacaacattatttatcacattttaaccactttttcccaccaaaattgaactttatcgcggagcgacccccgaacacgtgcgctcgccacgacagccagccgtgcTCAGTTACTTTTATGCATAAGACTGGCAATCCTACAGCGTCAATTTCTCCGTTACCGTCTACGGGATGCCTACTCAATGCATCTGCTACCCTATTATGGTCTGCGCTATGATGTtcaatgttataattatattcaGACAATCGAATAAACTACCGACCGATTCTTGGGTTAAGATCTCGTTTGTCCGCCAGTAGCTTTAGACTGTTACAATCTGTTTTCATAGTAAAACGTATGCCTATCAGGTACACGCGGAATTTTTCCAACGCGCTCACGATCGCAAGAGCTTCTAATTCATAGGAATGGTATCGGGCTTCTTCAGGCGTTGTCTTTCGGCTGTAGTAACTGACAGGGTGCCATTTGCCATCAGTATGTTTTTGGAGCAACACAGCTCCTACTCCCTGCGTATATGCATCAGTGTGTACCTCTGTTTCGGCCCTAGGATCGTAAATGCAAACGATTCCCTCTGTGCGGTGCCCCATGTGAAGGGAATTCCTCTTTTTGTCAGATCGGTGAGCGGCCTCGCTAGAATTGCAAAACTTTTTACGAATCGCCGGAAATAACTCGCTAATTCTACGAAGCTCTTTACATCATGAACGTTTCTTGATTCCGGAAATGTACGAATGCTTTCCAGCTTGTATTGTCCCGGTTTTATACCTTCTTTACTTATTTCAagtaatcaatttttgttttcaaaaaATGACACTTCTTTATATTAATTGTAAGACCTGCATCCCGAAGAGTCTCTAAGACTTTTACTAATCTCTCAATACCTTCCTCCACTGTTGTACTGGGGATGATGATGTCATCGAGGTATGCCATTGCAATATCGTACCTCATCGATCCCAATACAACGTGGATCAGCCTCTGAAAAATTGCAGGAGCATTACACAAACCAAAAGGCATTCGCTTAAATTGATAATGCCCATCGGGGGTGCCAAACGCTGTTTTTTTCGCGCGACTTAGGTTCTATTTCAACTTGATAGTACCCGCTAAATAAATCTGAACTGGTATAATAAACCTGCTCATGAAGTCTATCAATTTGATCGTCAACGCGCAGTAACGGGTATCGATCCTTTACAGTAACCTTATTTATGCCTCTATAATCTACGCACATTCTCATTTCTCCATTCTTTTTACGCACTAACAAAACTGGGCTCGCAAACGGCGACACACTGTCTTCTATTACATCCGCTGACTTTAATTCCACAATCATATCCTTTAATTGCTCACGCTCATAGTACGCCAGACGATACGGTCTGTAAAATACAGGTTTATCAGTAGTGAATTCAATGTTCATAGTAATCTTACGTGTTCTCCCCAACTGGCTTATGTTCCATGCAACAAGGTCCCTATTGTCGTCGAGCGTTCGCAGCAGTTCTTCTTCATCTTCGCCCTCGAGGTCGGTATCGATCTGCTCTTTTAAAAGAGGTTCATCGTTCACCTCTCTCGTAGCCGTATCTTCCTCGCACGTTTCAGCTCGAGCGACAACGTCTCCTGGGTTGAAAGTCAGTTGGTGACCCTTGACATTGAGAATAGGTAGTACCGTCTCTCCTCCTTCGTCTGTATCCACCACGCAACGTGGTACCGGTGGTTCCTCGCTCCTCAGCCCTCCTTCCACGTACAGGTTGCGATTAGGAGTATCTGTAAATACTGTGATATGACCAAGATAAAGATCAGGTATTACTTGCTTGGTACTAGCACAAAGTGTTGCGCGTTGCGACTTAGTAGCCAATTTCGGGAATCCCGTGGTCTTCCCTAGCTAGGATCTTCAACTCCCCTGCCTTGCTTATGACCACAACGTTAGGGTGCTCCGTATATGGGTGTCCCACCAGCAACGCGACGACCTGACTACCACTCGGCACAATATGCACCTCTGTCTTGACAGCCACACCATCCAGGCTAACCTCTGCTGTCATAATTCCTACGGGTTGTACGCGTTCTTGGCCGTATCCAATGAGGCTTCGCAACTCCGTCTCATAATATGTGAATCCTAATTCACGAGCTACATCCTGCCGCAAGGTGACAACGCTGCTCCCCATGTCCACGTAGCACTGCACTTGTTTACCGTTCACCGTTGTCGTCTTAAAGTATTTTTGATGCGTGTCCCCTGCCACGTGTAACACCTGACTTCTTGTTATCGTGCTCAGCACTGTTGTCGTTACGGTAGATGACTGCTGTCCTTGTTTGGGGCACATACGCGCTAAATGTCCCTCTTCACCGCACTTGAAACATTTGGCAGTGATTCTCTGTCCATTACAATTGCGAACAATATGACCTGTTTGTTTACAAGCATAGCATCGCGGACCTTGACGGTTATAGGTTGTGGATCCCTGCGACTCATTTCGATTTGGGTTGGTAACTGTATGTAAATGTTTACTCGCACCACGAAGGTCTCGAAGCAGGTCGCTGGGTTTTTCATATCTGCTCAACGGACCTAGAAAATCTTGAAATCGTACGTTATTCAAACCGTCGGTTAACCATTCTATGGCCTCTCGTTCCGACATACCGGCATTGTTGCATCTAGCGAgcttttcaaaataatattctgtAATATCTTGATTAGGTTTTCTTCGCTAATTTTCTGTTTCTCTCCGAGTCGAGACTGCGTTGCTAACATCCGAGAAATTTTCGCGTAACAATGACTTCCATTGTACCCACGTTCTGCTCATATGCGGCAAGCTATCTCGCCATTTTCGCGCCACCCCGGACATTTTTGCCAACGCGTGATGAATGATAGAAACCTCGTCCGTCCGTCAGGCAGCACGTCCACAAGTTCTCTATAGCGCCTTGGCTCCTCCGGTACTTCTTGTTCGTACATTATTCCGGAAAGCGTGATTTTCTCGCCCCTTGGCTTCACTTTTCCACTACCGAAATCTGCCTATCCTGAACTGTACCCACAGAAAATGCGCACAACACAACGTGCTCCGTTAATACACGCCCAGCACACGTGCTCACTAAAATACTTTGTTCACTCTAAATCGCCGTTTTTAATAAATGGTACTTTTAATAAGTCGACACGCAGAGAATCCCACTTCTGAAAAGTGTGGTATATTAAAGATAGAAAATTCGTTTTAAATATAGACTTTATTAGCTCGACTCCTTTCGTTACTCTCGGCATCGCTCGATAGACTGAGCTTCGCAACGTCGCGTCGGGCGCGCTCGGAAACCGCTTCGCGAACCGGAATCTGCCGACGCCCGTCGATTCGGCGGTCTTCCTTAAAATTTGATTGCTACAATATGTGATTTTTTTTATCTAACTATTCAATGTGATACATGCATTAATAACTATTGTAGAGTAGATTAAAGTAAGGTGTTTATTTTGTAATCGGATAGAGTACAAGAAATAAGTGCGCGTGTTTGCACGTGCAGAGTGAGTTTGGTACGTAAAGTATGCGCGACGCAATCCAAGTTTTTGTAAAATCTATTGGGGTGACGAAGGCAGTTTTTAAAGGGAGGAAAAGATGATCTCTGCAAAGTGCCGTACACCGTGAATGACGTCTTCTTTTTAGAAGAATCAAGGAAAAAGTTACGTCTTCCTCGCTTGTTTGGGTTAGGAAAAGGCCTATACTAAGAGAGTGCCGAGCAGCTCGTGGTGTCGTCTTCTCTCTTAGGAAGGCTGAGTATTTTCTGCCTTTTTGTAGAAAATGCTTGTCTTTTTATACGAAAACTAGGGGCTAGGTCCACCCAATCAGCGCAAAGTGGCgagaaacggcgaaaacgtggacaaaagtcaaaaaatgaa
Coding sequences within:
- the LOC143265125 gene encoding uncharacterized protein LOC143265125 produces the protein MSEREAIEWLTDGLNNVRFQDFLGPLSRYEKPSDLLRDLRGASKHLHTVTNPNRNESQGSTTYNRQGPRCYACKQTGHIVRNCNGQRITAKCFKCGEEGHLARMCPKQGQQSSTVTTTVLSTITRSQVLHVAGDTHQKYFKTTTVNGKQVQCYVDMGSSVVTLRQDVARELGFTYYETELRSLIGYGQERVQPVGIMTAEVSLDGVAVKTEVHIVPSGSQVVALLVGHPYTEHPNVVVISKAGELKILAREDHGIPEIGY